In Candidatus Binataceae bacterium, one DNA window encodes the following:
- a CDS encoding terminase family protein, producing MARASGGARIKAMRGDLVQYCQAINPQWQPARHLRYLAHWLMAAERREVSRLLITMPPQHGKSWTTSQHFPAWYLGRHPAHSIITAAYNEAKALDFGLSVKDQVNDPLFREVFPQCEVRRDSNSAVKFTTSAGGTYFAIGRGGSATGRRADLIIIDDPYKDEGEVRSAAVRRQIRSWWNKVLYTRLAPQALVIVIHTRWDEGDLIGWLVSEHRQENWTRINLPALAEENDALGRQPGEALWPERYPVDELEKRRRNDPLGFQALYQQRPAGAGARMFQREWMAGNQPRCRFDAVRYPPNYRAMNKVMLVDPANSKSGTADYTSMWVLGLAADQNIYVLDMVRERLGLTQRGDLVLELHRKWQFAGGRSTVAYESYGLQADIAYLQDRMGRENYRFPIKQVGGKLSKPDRIGRLVPLFKEGRLLFPFNLYRTNSAGVEEDLVELFIEQEYCNYLVGGGGCEHDDMLDALSRLLDVELVWPSPEGGAGRGEELRQWRERRRGGRNSWMSV from the coding sequence GTGGCGCGGGCGAGCGGTGGGGCGCGGATCAAAGCGATGCGCGGCGACCTGGTGCAGTACTGCCAGGCGATCAATCCGCAATGGCAGCCGGCGCGCCATCTGCGCTACTTGGCTCATTGGCTGATGGCGGCGGAACGGCGGGAGGTGAGTCGGCTGCTGATCACGATGCCGCCCCAACATGGCAAGTCGTGGACGACTAGCCAGCATTTTCCGGCCTGGTACCTGGGGCGCCATCCTGCGCATTCGATCATCACAGCCGCCTACAACGAAGCCAAGGCGCTGGACTTTGGCCTGTCGGTCAAGGACCAGGTCAACGATCCGTTGTTTCGCGAGGTGTTTCCCCAGTGTGAAGTCCGGCGCGATTCCAACAGCGCAGTAAAATTCACGACCAGCGCAGGGGGGACATATTTCGCGATCGGACGGGGTGGTTCGGCCACCGGACGGCGGGCGGATCTAATCATCATAGACGATCCCTACAAGGACGAGGGGGAAGTTCGCAGCGCGGCGGTGCGGCGCCAGATTCGCAGCTGGTGGAACAAGGTGCTGTACACGCGGCTGGCGCCCCAAGCGCTGGTGATCGTAATTCATACGCGATGGGATGAAGGCGATCTAATCGGCTGGCTCGTGAGCGAGCATCGGCAGGAGAACTGGACGCGGATCAATTTGCCTGCGCTAGCGGAGGAAAACGATGCGCTGGGACGCCAGCCCGGTGAGGCGCTGTGGCCCGAGCGCTATCCGGTGGATGAGCTGGAAAAGCGCCGGCGCAACGATCCGCTGGGCTTCCAGGCGCTCTATCAGCAACGGCCGGCAGGAGCTGGGGCACGAATGTTCCAGCGCGAGTGGATGGCCGGCAACCAGCCTCGATGCCGCTTCGACGCGGTGCGCTATCCGCCCAACTACCGAGCGATGAACAAGGTGATGCTGGTGGATCCGGCCAATTCCAAGAGCGGCACGGCGGACTACACCAGCATGTGGGTGCTAGGGCTGGCGGCGGATCAGAATATTTACGTCTTGGATATGGTGCGCGAACGGCTGGGACTGACCCAGCGCGGCGATTTGGTGCTGGAACTCCATCGGAAATGGCAGTTCGCCGGCGGACGCTCGACGGTGGCTTACGAGTCCTATGGGCTACAGGCCGATATCGCATACTTACAAGATAGAATGGGGCGGGAGAACTACCGTTTTCCGATAAAGCAGGTGGGTGGGAAGCTGTCCAAGCCGGATCGGATCGGGCGGCTGGTGCCATTGTTCAAGGAGGGGCGGTTGCTGTTTCCGTTTAATCTGTATCGGACCAACAGCGCGGGGGTGGAGGAGGATTTGGTCGAGCTGTTTATCGAGCAGGAGTATTGCAATTACCTGGTCGGCGGAGGCGGTTGCGAGCATGACGACATGCTCGATGCGCTCTCACGCCTGTTAGACGTCGAACTGGTGTGGCCCAGTCCGGAAGGAGGCGCGGGGCGGGGCGAGGAGTTGAGACAGTGGCGCGAACGGCGCCGTGGCGGGCGCAATAGCTGGATGTCGGTGTAG